The nucleotide sequence ATTTCTCTATATTTCCATGCCCACCTATTTGAATGGatacggttaaatcacgtctacatcttatattgattttttataaaaataataagacaaaaagtaatgtATGAGAAGAGGTGATGGAAGGAGATAGGGAATAggagagagaatcctcctccgaTATCCTCTAACATAATAGGAGACACGTGGCAAAAGATAAATTGTCGGAAGCCCAAATCGGTCATTCCACATCACCCGCCCAATGCGGTTAAGCTGGAGCTTTGGAATTTCGGTTGTGGATTCGTTTGAAAATTCGAGCAAAAAgttcagcaaaaaaaaaaaaaaaaaagaagaagaaaacacagAGAAATGGGAGCCGTGAAGAACATCTGGAACGCCATGGAAGTAGCTGAGCAAGCTTCTGATTGCTCCACCTCTCAGATCCCTTCATCTTCCCTCTCCATCaacccctccctccctctctctgaCATCTCGCCTCTCATCATGTCAGTCTCTCTCTTCGTTTTCTGCAACTTGCTCTTAGCTCAGATGAATTATTCGATTTTTGGATTTGAAATTTATAGCCTTTTTAAAAAATTCAGTTTGGTGGATGATAAATTGCAGGAAAcgatataaatttgaaaaaaaaaaaaaggattcgGTTTTGTTATTTTTGCGTTTGCTTATATTTTATTGGaagtaaaaattttgaattttgatgtgTTATGtgctttgatttgattttcagAGAGTTGTGCAAGGATCTGTTTAAGAAATGGTCAAATTTGGAGAACTCTCGCTTCTCCGTGGAGACGGTTTCGGGCGGCATCACAAATCTACGTGAGTGTTGTTCTTCTTGTTTGTTGTGTTTGGATTCTATGAGCTAAGAGAAGTCCTCTTTTGCAATTGAAAGATCGTTTTTGTGAAAATgttatcaaaaacaaaaatttgaattcgtTATTGTTCATTCGATTTTTCTGAGCGTTTTTCAGTGCAGAGCTGAACTGAGTTATTGATCATTGATACATGCAGTGCTGAAGGTGACTGTCAAGGAAGAGAATGGAAATACCGTGTCTGTGACAGTTAGGTTGTACGGGCCTAACACCGATTATGTTATCAATAGGGAACGCGAACTGCAGGTAGTTTTGTGAACTTTTTGATGATGAGTGTAGAAGATGAAATTCTTTTAGTATTGGTACTATTTATAAGATTAAGGGCTCATTTGGAAGTGccttaaaatgactgaaaagcGCTTTTGGCGAAagtgtttttgggttccaaaagcacttcaagCAATTGAAGTGCTGTTTcaggattcacttgcatttttactgaggattggtttcaaaagcactcACATCTAAGGCactttcaataattttaaaagcacttccaaacgagccctaattATATTCATTGAAGGATATGAACATACGGGCATACAAACACTTGTCGTTTAAGATAATACTCAACgttctcattttcttttcccttATATCTGATCTGTATGCTTCTCTGTCTATTGGGATTATTCATCTAAACTTAGTTTGCTCTTCAATTTACAATTTTGATGATGTTTTACTTGCATGCTTCACTTGTATTTGCTCACTGAATATTATCTTCAGGCAATCAAATACCTCTCGGCTGCAGGATTTGGTGCAAATTTACTGGGAGTTTTTGCGAATGGGATGGTGCAATCTTTTATCAATGCACGTACGTTAGTCCCATCAGGTAACTACTGGTTATATAATTTTTTGATGAGCGAAATCTTTTTTCATAGAGGCCTCCAAGGGGGCACTCACATGCGCCCCAAAAGTATACATAGTTAGAAAATCAAAAGCAAATCAAATAAACAATAACAAGAGTTCTCTGGTTTTATATGACCATCAAAAAACAGATGGATTAATTCACCAACTTCTATCCTTCAAAATCTTTTCTTGTCCGGTCATTGGATGATCGAAACTGGTATACAATCAGAGACAGTAGGTCGCTTTCATTGAAATAAATCATATGCATTTTCAGGGTTCTTGCTGAACTGAATCTGTCCATTGACATGATTTTAACTCATTCCAATCTTGGCAGACATGAGAAATCCAAAGCTGGCTGCCGATATTGCCAAGGAACTGCGCAGATTCCATGAAGTGGAAATTCCAGGTTCCAAGGAACCTCAATTGTGGATTGACATGTTCAAGTTCTTTGAGAAAGGTTATCTATTAGTCTTACCCACCTCCTGTAGACATTATGTTCTACATGTCTGGTTAGCTAGATTGATATTAGGCGATTGGAACTGGCCTGTTTTGTATGGGCGGGTTTAcaattcatattattttttaacatcAGTTCATACACGTAAGTTTTTCTCATGATTGCGTCACCACCTGATTGCAGCATCTGCTCTGGAATTTGACGACAATCAGAAGCAGAAAGTTTATAACACCATTTCATTTAGTGTAGTTCACAATGAAATGATTGAGCTCAAGGTATCTCCACCATCCTTGTTGACCTGTTGCTGGCGATCCTTCTAATCAACTTATGAAGTATGTAGAAATTGGCATAACAATGACAACTAGAAGGCAATGCAAAAGTGTTGTTGACAGTGATACATTGATGTAACGATAAAGGAATATATTTGTTTGGATCAaaaagtttgtttgttttcaattgttatTCGGTGTTTCTGTGTTGGTTGGCTATACTGTACTTGTGCATATTTACCTAGACATTTCTCCTGAAAATGGAACAGGAATTGACGAGCCTTTTGAACGCTCCAGTCGTTTTTGCTCACAATGACTTGCTTTCCGGAAATATAATGGTTAATGATGAAGAAGGTATTCAACACTTCTTTTCACCATCTCTTATTGTTGACTCCTCAAAAGACATTTTGGAAAGAATAATCAAAATTCAGTCCTGCGATATATCTGTTTGTGATAGTTGCCTTGGTTTGTGACGTCTTCCTTTGCCTGCCATTGTTACTGGATGTCCAAGATGGTCAGAAACAGAATGGGATTTCCATGATGGTAGTTTTGGTTCCTGGTGCTTGAAATGGTATTTGGACATGCATATGGGGGGAAAGCAAAAATAGATTAAATTTTTTCGGTTCATAACTTGGAAAATGAAAGTAACATTGTTTTTTGATCCCACttacatttcttttttttttttctgatgagTTTCCAGATAAACTGTACTTCATTGATTTTGAGTACGGATCATACAATTATAGAGGCTTTGACATCGGGAATCACTTCAATGAATATGCAGGCTATGAATGCGACTACAGTTTgtatgttttctattttcttgatCCATCTCCTGTTCTTTAGGTTCATACCATGGCGATCCCATGGGATTACGTTTGATTGTTGAACATGGTGTCAATGCAGATGCCCGAATAAGGATGAACAATACCACTTCTTGAGGCATTATATACAACCTACCAATCCACATGAGGTAAACTGGTTCAAATTTAAAAGTTTAGCCCTAAATGAAGATGTTAATGTTATCGGATCATATTCTTCCCTGTAAATTTTCGTTCATATTTCCGATTCCAACAGGTGTCAGACAAGGATCTTGAAGCTCTGTATGTTGAGGCAAATACATATATGTTAGCTTCTCACTTGTATTGGGCTTTATGGGGAATAATCCAGGTGACCTCTTACTCCAATTGTGCTTCTCCTCTCAAACCATAAAATTTATCCTTGTGATATAATTCGGGCCAATCGTATGCAGGCAAAGTTTTCTCCGATCAATTTCGACTACCTCGGTTATTTCTTCCTGCGATACATTGAATACAAAACGCAGAAGGAAAGATGCTTCTCCATGGCAAGATCACATCTCTCGCAATCTGAGACCGGCTTGAACATGAATGCGCAATAAGTAGGTGTCGGTAtgtgatgaatttgtagggaaaGCAATTCTTTTTACCAGTTTTGGAAGTGTCGTAAAATATTGTTTTGTAGCCAAGATGAACAAATAATTGGCATTTAGGAGGTCCCAGAAGTGTTGTATAATGCAGAAACTTCGTGTATCTGATCTCTGTAATATTTTTTGAGTATTCGTGATtaaatttgttgaattttatACAACCGAGAGAGGCAGCAGATCGCATGATCAATTTTCGTTTAAGCGCAGcaatatgaaagaaaatgaaaaatttgcaCAGGCAACTAACATATGTGTATGTGATAAAGTAAGTTCACTAAAACAAACATCCTCGACCACCTAGCACATTTCATGGTACACGAGAACCTATACCGATGGCGTTTAGAATCCCTGGCGTGTCCGACGAAGCCTCTAGGGTTCTACATTACGTGTAGTCCATTGAATCGTGAAATTTTCAGAAACATACGAACCACAAGAGTGAACCTTTGAATTTGATACGATTTACAGTTTCTAAACTTGAAGAACCTGGCAGTGAACTATGTGACTTTTAAGGCGGCCCCTGCCGGCAAGGCTTGACCACAGATTCGTAACCAAGGTCTTGAACTGCCCTTTACCAGCTATAGTTTCCCACAGATGCTCAGCACTTTCCCCGTGAACATCACTGGAATTCGAAACATCAACCAGCGAGATGCTCATGTTATTCCGAACGATGCAAAGTTTACCGTTGAGGGGAACGAGGGAAGCTGCCTCCAAAGCCCTAGAATTACCCAAATGCATCTTACtgtcaatgtgcttgctccaaGAATCCGTCGCTTCATCATAGACTCTAAGTTTGCAGCCATCTTTGCATTCCAAAGCATAGAGATGGCCGTTTAGAGAAGCACTAGGATTTCTCCAGCCTGCAACCATTCCGTCATACACAGAGTTCCAGGTGTCGTTTTCTGGTTGGTAGACCTCGCTCAAAACTTGTCGATGAGACCCTAACCCCTTCAAGAACCATTTGCCTTCGTAAACAACCCCAATGAAGGGAACCATTGCAGTGCTCATCTCCGAAATGAAGGACCATCTGTTCTTGTTCGGATCATAGACTTCAGCTGATTTCAGAGACCGACTTATTCCCTCATTCTCCCCGCCGGCAACATACAGGCAGTTATTTATAACACACGAGCCAAAGAAATGCCGCCGCCTAAGCATATCTGGGGCACGGTGCCATTTATTGGTCCTGGCGTTGTAAAAAATGACTCGCCTCATCGATCCCTTCAGCGGGTCTTTTCCTCCAAATAAATACAGGTGACAGCCACCGAGTACAGCACAACCAAACCCTAGGGCTGCAGAATATTCCTTAGGGACAGGAGGGAGGGGTTGCCAGAGCTGGCATCCGGGATCAAAAGCATGCCAAGAGATTTTCCCTTCTCGATCTCTCTTAATTAAATATATCCATTCTTCTGCAATGCCAAGGTTCCTACGGAGTGAGTAAAAGAAGTTAGCAGCCAAAAGACGGAACCATCTTTTGCAAACCAGGCGGAGCTTACGATGCTCAACTCTTGGGACCCGAACTAGGCAAGCAACAGCAAGATCATCTGGGAGTCCAGGAAGCAGAGGGGATTGAATGCGGCTACTCTCACCACGTGAAGGCTTACTCCTAGTTGGATGAATGGATGATTTAATATCGGGTTGAAGACAGAGCTTTGCCCCAGGGACATACTTTTTAGCTCCAGCAACAGTTTTAAGGCCAGCATCTACTCTACATAAGCATGCTGTTGAATCAACCTGCAAAGAGAAATGTACATTACTTAAACGCAATCAACCAAGCTATTTTCCTTTTGAAAATACTGCAACTCACAAAATGCATTATCTAAACATAGTTTCCCTGATCTCATGGTAAGTCATTACCACGAGGGAGCAGGTTTGCAGCCAATTAAACACATATGAAACTCACGCAAATGTACTTTATATTAATCTACAACAAACAGATAAAAACAAAGCGGACAAGAGTATAGGTTTTGAATTAGCAAGAAGCCAAAACTTTCTTGTACGGGTACCAACAAGTAGGAAGATTGTCTATGTTGCAACCTTGGAGTTCTAATGTTTGTTCTCCTCTAGCGTTTTCGTTGCCTTTTACACCTTGGGATGGGCACGCAGGATGTTTCCATCACTAGAGAAATTCCAAAATTGTTTGGAAATGGAACCAATCCAGCTGATATACGATTTCAGTTGAACTCATTGGACAGAAATGCACTTTATGATATACGATTCCAACgcttacaaaatacaaaattttcatcaaCGATTAACCATACGACCAATATTCCCCCTGGATTCAATGAAAGCGGACACCGCTGAACTTTATCCACCATCAATTCATTTTCTTAAAGTTTTTCTTCTCCATAGTTACAacacttacataaaacacacaaATCATAAGAAAAACCCGAGAATCGGACAATTCGAAATGTAAAAGTCAGAAAATGAAATCCCAGCAGAGCACGCTAAGCAAAACATGAAAATATCAGAGATTTGACAAAAGAAACTTACCAGCGGAGGCTGTATTCTTGTGTCCATCTTTTCCTCCTTTCAGGAACTTGCCAACACCAGATTTTGCAACAAAAACTCCACCTCAGAAATCAAATTACCAATCTTTCAATCGTAATGTCCTAACTTTTGAACCTAACCAAAACTTCAACTTCAAAAACTCCAcctcaaaattcaaatcttcaagtTCCAGAAGAAGAATCGCAATCTGAAAGCATCACAGGAAGAGGAACCCCAATTGGAAAACACCACAAACCCAACATTGTTCACTTCATTTCTCatcaaaaccaataaaaaataaaaaccccaaTCGGAAAAAGCCTCCAAATCTTCAAAAATCACAACCCAAAACCTCCAAAgatctcatattttcaacaaaaagatGCAAAGGAAGAGAACCCAAAACCTCCAAATGCGAGACAGCACAAAGACTAGGAGGCAAAGAGAGCAGTGGAGGAATATGTGGAGACCCCTCTCGCCATTAAAATTGTTTCAGTGGAGTTTAGGGCCCATTTTTTCACCTCAGCGGCACAACCCACCAAAGCACAAGTGTGTTGAACAAGAGATGGGGGGAAAGGAAGGGCAAACCTAAACCATTAAGAGGACCatggaaagggagagagagagagggttttgATTGAGAGTGATGACAATTTGGTGGTTGTTTCCTGAAGGAAATTGAGTAACAATTCACAAACCGAAGTTGGAAGTTAGCCTTTGTCTTGTGAGACTTTGGGGAAAAGAGAGTGGgaaatttgagggtcaaaagtcgaaaaactcatattttttaatttaaaaatggtttattttgttttaatcaaatcaataaaattcattaaaaagaaaattaatacacAATTGCATatgaatttgttttgtttttttatttgctttaatatcaaaatttaaaacataaaattaataaaaaactaaaGCGGACAAAAACCATACAAATAATCAAGGACTTGCATCAACTAGTGTTTTCCATTAAGATCATCACTTACAAACAATTGAGATTGTTTCTacttttgtttataattttttctgttgaaagtacttttaacgTGTTAtgtaaaaatacttaaaagtaTTACATAATTAAGTATCCGACATGcattatgtatatatttaaaataaaattcatatgaTACAATGAAACGTCAGACATGCCTTATGTATATCTCAAAATTAAACGCTTTTAATTGTAAGAAAACCCGTAACACAAATTAATCCATTACACCGTAGCTggtgttaatttatttttattttttgatccAAGCTAGTGTTGTTTATCACATGAAGAATAACAGGGCCATAGACAAAGATTCAAAAATAGAATAAGAGGCGCCCCACGGGCCCCACCACATCACAAATCACAAATACGGGCCCCACCAAAGTGCCAAACTGTATTAATGACACAAAGATTTTCTAGTGTGTTTGCGTTGACCCACCGCACCATCCGATCATGAGGCTCCCACTCCACCAAGGGTATTTTGGTCAAAATCAATACGAGCGATCCTACTCATAATATTAGTCATTGCTTGGTGATGATCAAATTAAATTACTCCATGGACTGAAGTGCGATTGGACTATcataatcaaattaattaaggaCTCGTTTGATAAGTGCATTTTGATGATTAAAAGTgttattaaagaaaatatttttgggttctaaatGTATTTGAGGTGCTTTATTTGAGAAGCACCAATTACGTACTTCAAGTGCTAATCTATGATtaacttgcatctttactaaggattgatttcaaaaatatttttactaatgattggtttcaaaaacatttttacgaACTCTAATTTGTGCTGCCGTATTTTATTTCATATGTATTCGATAATTTTTcatgatagattttgtatgcacctccaaaaaaaaaaaaatgaaaaaaattcacaatttttttaagCCTGACAATCATACTGTCTCGTGCTGTTAATAGTTTGTGCTTTATTATATAACAACAATGATATAGgggtaaaataaaatttttaagcATGTCGATCACATCATCACGTGACATTAGTCATTTATGCATTATAATAAAGATGGTAAAAGAGTAAAAGAAGAGATTTTTGAGTGTGACAAACACACTATCGGGTGAAATTAGTCATTAAAAAATCTTTCGAACAAGAGGTTTTCATGTGGAGGGGATGAATGGTAGGAAATTAAGTGATAGGATCAATGCCCGGTAAGTTTAATTGGATATTTGAAGTAAAATATATTTAAGGGATGTCTAGTTGACCTACAAATGTGACTACATTTCTTAAACTTTCCCATGATCTTTGTAGCCGTGAAAATGGTGGTTTATATTTCTAAGGTGTTGTATACACGAAACTCATTAACATTGACTCATCTTTGTCACGCTCGAAACCCTCTTAACCAATCGAAAATTTACTCTTTAATACACATAAAAATGTCTTGTGAAAGAGAATAGAGGAATATGAGAAATTAGAAGCGACTTTTAAAGTGCCAAAATATTTGTCTGAGGAGGCATAGAAAGTAATTTTGGACTGTTAAAATTAGCagccccccaaaaaaaaaaaggtgcaaaAACATGACATGGTAGAGTATTCAACATTGAGCGTTAAGGTACCAACATAGTTGGTAAATTTTCGGGTTCGCACCACTTTTCAATCTTCAAACAGTTCAAGAAGGAATATGTGCCTAACACCGCactttgaaaaaagaaaaaagcccgTTTGTACATACAATTCTATTCATAACATCCATCAGATGTCTATCATGATCCACTACAGGTAATTTAGTAGTTGTCGACGAATTTAAGACTCGTATTTTACACGGTACCCTCTTAGTTCTATTTCTGACGTATGTGAATCACATGATGGTAATCAATAAGAGacataaatatttttatgaGTCTTCTCGACTTTCGAAATAATAAATTATCATAACCAATCAACTAGATGATccctctttaaaaaaaaatgaaaaatgtgatGTCTATTATGCAATTATTCATTTTGTAATTTCAATTGCGTCATTTGACAAATCAATATTTATCATACTCGATAAAAATTTGCTACATGATAAAACATCTTAGCTAGATCTAAATTCCTAACCATTTGTCTCCTAAAGTTCTTTTGACTGATTCTTAATTTgatattataataaaaataaagcaaGATCATTAGCTCcaacttctttttgttttttgctttattAAACCCATGATTGGGAATAatccaaatcatccaaaaaggaaatcaattaaaataatgtcCACTAACCAATATTTCTTTCACAAGTTCACTCTAGTTTTAGGAAGATGGCAAAAGTGTATTATTAGTTGATCTAACTTTTTTTGTTAATCTCTCAAAATCTTGTGATGGGGAAGAAACTTAGAAAGAATAAGACTTTACAACAATATTTGTACATGAATTGATATAGGTTTGGCATCGCCATTGATAAGtctctctaatttttttaatatctttATTTAAAAGGTGAGATATCATATTTATATTAACGAGGCCGGCTCTGAGCATTTAGAGGTCCTGAACAAAACTTAGATGGTGGCCTCTCATCTTTTAATGCACAACGACAACGCCCAAACCCAATACATGCACAAATAGGTAGAAAGCTTAAACCACTAGCGCTTTGGTGATGTCTTGCACATTTATGTACATGTGTATCAGTGTATATGTAAAGAAAATTTTGGGGTCCTTCCAAACTCGAGGCCCTGTGTTGTGGCAGCACACTCTCAGGGCTGGCCTTGCATACCAATGAATGaaagttttaagttaaattGCATTATGATTGTCGTAATAATTTAGTATTGAACTCgtcatttaaaagaaaaagtcaaacttaaaatgttttaattataaatgtAGAGGAATATTACAAAATTGTAATCGACATGTACTTGtgaaattaaaatcaaacaaatactGCTCAAGTAAGACCATGTAAGATTTCCATGAGAACAGCGGCATATGACTAATTCAATCTTGTTTTCCAGAAAAGTCACCCATATTTTGTTTGCTTTCAATTCAGTCTCGTCTTAGAAAAACAAACACGTTTGTCCATTCATTTTAGCAGCTAATTATACTATATATACGTACTACGTGTCGTGAGCAAGAGAAGAAGTAGATTAGACTAACCGTGTTATTCATCGTATATGCACTTTCGAAGGATGACTTATCCTTAGAAAATTAAAGTTGGAATTTTACTACAAACACAATTGAGGTTGCTTATGTAAAAAGCACTTATAATCATAAGTGTTTTTACTTCTAAGAACTTATTTTAGAAAGTTAAAAGCACCTCGAAATTCTTGTTAAAAACCAAGTCCTTAAAAAAGGCATTGAAAGTACTGTTTCATAACGAGTACCTAACAGACCCTTAATCCAACCACTCAATCGCATGAACTCAAACCCGACACCCAACCTTGTGCCGCAGACCAATGACCCCGATACCCACATGCACCCAAGACAATCGGAACCCCGGCATGGGAGCACTAGTGCATTTTTTAGTTAATCCCACACCACACCTCATCTTGTGTAGCATCAAATATCACATGGGACTAAAGTTATCCTTTCCAATCCAACGTAACCTAATGCACTAATCCAATCCTAGTCACTAAACACGGTCACAAGACAAGAGTAGGATTTTCTTTTCTCCAAATCCCTCTCTCCTTCCTTCTCCTCTAATTTAAACGCTTAtaattaagtcacgtcaatatcaTGTGTAGACTTCTTATAGATAGATAAAGACAAAGAGAGAAAGTGTGAGAGGAGGATCAGAAGGTTGGAGGGGGGAGAATCCTACTTCCGCGATATCTGTAGGGAAATTTCACTATCTTGCACAGTAAAATCGTACAGGCTTTGTGTTGGAATTTGAGGGTGGTATTCATTCATCATGTCATGCAAACACAAACCAGTTATTCTTTAGCACTAAGT is from Pyrus communis chromosome 10, drPyrComm1.1, whole genome shotgun sequence and encodes:
- the LOC137748552 gene encoding probable ethanolamine kinase produces the protein MGAVKNIWNAMEVAEQASDCSTSQIPSSSLSINPSLPLSDISPLIIELCKDLFKKWSNLENSRFSVETVSGGITNLLLKVTVKEENGNTVSVTVRLYGPNTDYVINRERELQAIKYLSAAGFGANLLGVFANGMVQSFINARTLVPSDMRNPKLAADIAKELRRFHEVEIPGSKEPQLWIDMFKFFEKASALEFDDNQKQKVYNTISFSVVHNEMIELKELTSLLNAPVVFAHNDLLSGNIMVNDEEDKLYFIDFEYGSYNYRGFDIGNHFNEYAGYECDYSLCPNKDEQYHFLRHYIQPTNPHEVSDKDLEALYVEANTYMLASHLYWALWGIIQAKFSPINFDYLGYFFLRYIEYKTQKERCFSMARSHLSQSETGLNMNAQ
- the LOC137748551 gene encoding F-box/kelch-repeat protein At1g55270-like translates to MDTRIQPPLVDSTACLCRVDAGLKTVAGAKKYVPGAKLCLQPDIKSSIHPTRSKPSRGESSRIQSPLLPGLPDDLAVACLVRVPRVEHRKLRLVCKRWFRLLAANFFYSLRRNLGIAEEWIYLIKRDREGKISWHAFDPGCQLWQPLPPVPKEYSAALGFGCAVLGGCHLYLFGGKDPLKGSMRRVIFYNARTNKWHRAPDMLRRRHFFGSCVINNCLYVAGGENEGISRSLKSAEVYDPNKNRWSFISEMSTAMVPFIGVVYEGKWFLKGLGSHRQVLSEVYQPENDTWNSVYDGMVAGWRNPSASLNGHLYALECKDGCKLRVYDEATDSWSKHIDSKMHLGNSRALEAASLVPLNGKLCIVRNNMSISLVDVSNSSDVHGESAEHLWETIAGKGQFKTLVTNLWSSLAGRGRLKSHIVHCQVLQV